The genome window ctcatgcagccccgtgtgcagctgccttgttcatggagagcgtgcaccacgggctggtgtggggaccttggagtgcccaggcccttctcctcagggtcactgctcagcgtgtcaggtcctgctctgtcctgatggacggggttattgtcccaccctgatacagcactggtcacgtctctttgtacaacttcagagctttctgctgggtgaataccagatattcacaaggtctggactctccctggactgaagctccatttgctcagctgttaatgttttcatgcagatggtttatcctgataagggtttctctcctaagataacaggataaggggttacaggacactacaaataccctctcctggagaaaccgtggggtcttgggagtctgttactcacaatgtcagaggtctggacttacaggggtagattcccctcttgtgagagaacagcaggaatgcatgaaattcagcctggggacagataatgtcagctgaaggttgaggagtcagcatgagaaggcagaacaacatgggcaatgttgtggtcactggacatcagctacagactcactgatgaggaagataaattatatggggcctccttcaagacaaatcaAAGAAGCATCATGTTTCCAGGTccgtgtcctcgtggcagacctgagatatcccaatatctgcaaggtaccagtcatccaggaggggttggagctcattgacaacatcttcctgacacgggtgactgaggagtcagtgggatgaggtgccctgtgggacttcacacttaaaaccacaaagagttggtcaggatggaacagtcagggatgggaaagtggagctgaggctcctgggagttgatcacaaggccaagagcaggatttcaggagagcaagctttggcctgctgagggacctgcttgggtcctatgggatatgaccttggtgtctgcagtgcttttctctcacatttcctccctcctctctcccacctactgttgtgcagctttttttatCCTGTCTCAAATagaatatcccagaggtgctgccagcatcactgagtggctgagATGTGGCAAGGAGtggatccatcttggagccagctgaaatcctctctgtctgacattggtcaAACTcttgtaattgccctgacattcactggcctggcgaagtggcaggtgccaacagtccaaaggatcttgggccaactgctcgacagagctgccttgtgggccagtgagggtgatcttcacctggatctggaactgggaaacaaggaaaccctggtgcgggatgtgaacgtcagtgtccaccttggctgttgtgaccaggaaacagtggagtcccaggcaccagaggggaggaaggccagcagcagagcacaggctggtgggctccaaaCTTTCACATACTGGGGGACAGCGACCAAtagaggtggtgacatggaagtcggtctgaagtgtgaaggagctaggaaatctgatcagcgttacaggacagcatgctccaagcacaagaatgatctctctgagtccccatgaaaagaagcattattcctatgaggctgctcatctgaactgatggagctccagggcacaaaggcagcacacaggaggtggaagcaggggaagctacaaaggaggaatttagaaaccttggccatggattcagagatgattccaaagttgccctggacttggtacctaaaggggaggctgagggcagcaagatgagctgatacagcttccttacaaaaagaaaaggaatagacagggagaacatgggcttgctgctgaactttataggggcagaatcagacaggactgaggttcttcatggcttctttgcctccatcttcaccagcaaggtctcctgggactttgttcctgaaggcaggagtctggagaacacccaacagtggatggggctcaagtcaggggtgacctgagcaaactcagacaccattacagaacaggagatgggtcacttgaccagctccctgaacacaagtatcactgtgctgtggcacctgagattcccaggaacacccaccttgttggtgcagaggagtgtgattcctccagaGGTGGCCTGGCCTATCCCCTCCCTCATAAAGTGATTTAGGCAccttcttttgtgacattttcagtctttatcaggagaagcTACACATCAATATGGACTGGAGGCTGctgctaccacctgttctggaaagggagggaagagcaAGCAGAGGAGGATATAGAAGAAATGGGGCTTTACTGCTATTTCCTGTAAAAAtattctctgtttggctgttcctgaaatctccctgatcatccacaccagacttgaagcctttaggaaaatgatgcacagagccttggcttgtaagagcattttcggttcTTTATAGCAGTACTTTtagaaaggccagctctgtcacagcagtgcccattgcctgtccctgcctgcgctcacagcactgacacacagcaggacggggaccaagctgccagagcactcaggccttgcaccaacacaagggatgagaaggagagtgtgggagtggaaccagaacagctctggaagaacaagcactggtgctccctggcagggctgccatgctggacatttttcgcccttctcccacacacaataactctccctgcagctccagaaaagccttggaggaagaatatcagtgaaaaacatcactgcagagccctttattttgtttaaatacacagagagcatggctccatatttatacagccagtgggtttaaaaggaaaagaagacagtgagttagaaaggagatgactaaaatatcatgatttattaaaaaataaacaccaccaccacacacacacacaggtctcggcctctaataagttccattaaaactgttatccattaaagagaagatgctgaacactttattattttttaaatgcatcccttcatcagtttccacagggcatccttgagctcctggttcctcatgctgtagatgagggggttcactgctggaggtgccaccgagtacagaacagagaccaacaggtccaggatgggggaggagatggaggggggcttcaggtaggcaaacatggcagtgctgacaaacagggagaccacggccaggtgagggaggcaggtggaaaaggctttgtgccgtccctgctcagaggggatcctcagcacggccctcaagatctgcacataggacaccacgatgaacacaaaacacccaaatcctacccagacactgaccacaagaagcccaagttccctgaggtaggtgcccgagcaggagagcttgaggatctgggggatttcacagaagaactggtccacggcattgcccttgcacaggggcagtgaaaatgtattggccgtgtgcagcagagaatagagaaacccagtggcccaggcagctgctgccatgtggacacaagctctgctgcccaggagggtcccgtagtgcaggggtttgcagatggcaacgtagcggtcgtaggacatgatggtgagaagaaaaaattctgttgaaatgaaaaagaaaaacagaaggagctgtgcagcacatcctgcataggaaattaccctggtatcccacagagagttggccatggacttagggacaatggtggtgatgcagcccaggtcgaggagggcaaggttgagcaggaagaagtacatgggggtgtggaggtgctggtcccaggctatggtggtgatgatgaggccgttgcccaggagggcagccaggtagatgcccaggaagagccagaagtgcaagagctgcagctcccgtgtgtctgcgaacagcaggaggaggaactgggtgatggagctgctgttggacatttgctgcctctgggcatgtgacctgtcacaggagggaaaatACTAACAAGTTAGCGGAGATatctctgaacaaaatcaaatccatttttcatagaccctccacaagctacatgcactctttcattttccaggagaCGTTCTTTCAGCTCCGTGGctggagctctctatgaggagcatttgagggaTCCGGTACGGTTTagcgtggagaagaggaggctgagaggagaccttattgctatctacaactacctgaaaggaggctggagcacagagggtgttggtctcttctgccaagtagcaagtgataggacaagaggaaatggcctcaagttgtgccacaggagatttagattggatattaggaaaaattcttcctggaaaggattgtcacgtgttgggacaggctgcccacggcaTTGTTGaagtcactatccctggaagggtttaaaaggcatttagatgaggttcttagggacatggtttaatgctagtgttcggtaagcttatggctggactcgatttTACAACTgaagtgattttatgattctatgatacaatgaagagcagggcctctacacAATGGGGTCTTGATAAGTCACCCCAACTTGGCAGTTGGGGGTAGAGACAAGTTCTAGGGATCAGTTTGGTCATatcaaaccactgctaacacaaagatgctatagaacatgtctgcatcttagagggaatcactcagcatcgaaggacacctcaatgagacagtcaagtgtcctaatgatggcatttgattcagggagactcagctcattccccagccccacagactgcattgcccacaccccacaggtcagagcaaagctgggacacgtgttcccatggacacacctgcaggaaaggacccacaagatcagactgtgactctgcagatgaaactgccatccccagagagcctgacagcaagaacaagatcccaacagcagtgacccagagcaggggagcaagaaggacaatgtggtgagggtgggtgtgagggaggccagggcagaggcagccgggcactcagacagcgtcacccttccccagctgtgcagccacctcccagacaccaacattgccgggcagctgctctcagcccctgtgctctgcagaggaactggagctctggctgcacaggagctgcttcatgccttggagcccccggccctgagggcagaggctttgctgggtgggacaggaggccagggggctgctcacaggagggatctgcactgcaggggatcacagggacttttctctgttctccctcccataacaattccgggtttaatttcctctcatttctgatcatttccctgctgcctggagattctccccctgggaggtgtttccctgtccatgtctcttccctgtcagtgctcacagaccccatcctaccctctgtgccctccccctggccctacagatcctgcctgttcacagggcactgcctgggggcatcttcctgtttgcaggttggaaaacaggacaggtcagactaggctgaggggtccagcaaaggtgatgcaggtgctgtgcacaggcagaggggtggtgaagggatgttatgagccttctggcagatgtactgatcactcagagctgcagttcaggagtctcagtgacttgtttaatcatgagaattcattttcacagtatcacagtatcacagtatgtttgggattggaagggacctcaaaagctcatccagtccaatccccctgctggagcaggaacgcctaggagaggtcgcacaggaaggtgtccaggtgggtttgaatgtctccagggaaggaggctccacaacctccctgggcagcctgttccagtgccctgtcaccctcactaagaagaagttctttctcaaatttaagtggaacctcttgcattccagcttgatcccattgccccttgtcctatcattgtttgccactgagaagagcctggctccatcctcgtggcactcaccctttatatatttataaacattaataaggtcacccctcagtctcctcttctccaaactaaagagccccagttctctcagcctttcttcataagggagatgctccactcccttcagcatctttgttgccctatgctggaccctctccagcggtcccctgtccttctggaactgagggaccacaactgggcacaatattccaggtgtggtctcaccagggtggagtagaggggaaggaggacctctctgacctactgaccacccctcttctaatacaccccaggtaccattggccttcctggccacaagggcacagtgctggctcatggtcatcctgttgtccaccaggacccccaggtccctttcccctacactgctctctaataggtcattccccaacctatactggaacctggggttgttcctgcccagatgcaggactctacactttcccttgttaaatttcatcaggttatcccccgcccaactctccagcctgtccaggtcctgctggatggcagcacagccttctggcgtgtcagccactcctcccagcttggtgtcatcagcaaacttgctgatggtacactcaattccctcgtctaaatcattaatgaatatattgaataatattggccccagtactgacccctgaggcactccactagatactggcctccaactggactccacaccattgaccaccactctctggcttctctccttaagccagtttgcaacccacctcactactctattgtcctcaatttagctgtgaggatgctgtgcagactgtgtcaaaggctttactgaagtcaaggtagaccacatccaccactctgccatcatccatccaccttggtacattctcataaaaggctatgaggttggtcaagcatgacttacccttggtaaagccatgctgactgcccctaatgaccctcttatccctgatgtgccttgagatggcaccaaggataagctgttccattactttcccagggacagaggtgaggctgaccggtctataattacccaggtcctccttcttgccctttttgaagactgcagtgacatttgctttcctccaatcctcgggcacctctcccgtttcccaagacttggcaaaaatgatggagagcggtccagcaatgacctcagccagctccctcagcacccgcggatgcatcccatctgggcccatggatttatggacgtccagactacttaattgttccctaacccagtcctcatcgactaaagcaaactcctccattaacctggcttcatccgcggtctcaggggtacagggttccccaggacagccctccagcggagtagacagagacaaagaaggcattcagcaattctgccttctctgtgtcttctgccaccagggcacccacctcattcatcagtgggcctacattgcctctggtattagttttatctgctatgtatttgaaaaagttcttcttgctgtccttgacccctctcgccagctgtaattctaaggaggccttggctatcctagctgccttcctgcatcctctaacagcagccttatattcctcccaagtggccagcccctgcttccatgacctgtaaactcgcctcttctgcttgagcatacccaacagacccctattcaaccacgcaggccttctggctcccttcctcgacttcctacgtgtggggatgctctgatcctgagcatggaagaagcaatctctgaatgcaatccagctctcttgggccccttttccttcaagcagtcttgcccatgggatttcccccagcaattgcttgaaaaggccgaaattagccctgccaaagtctagggttgcaattctacttgctattctgttcctgccacacgagatgctgaactccaccatctcgtggtcactgcaacccaggcagccctcgacctttactgcttcgaccagaccctctttgttagtgaggatgagatccagcagtgcacctctcctggtcggctcctccaccatctgcatgaggaagttatcatcaaggcactggaggaacctcctggactgtggctggctggctgaatggtccttccagccattaataaatactggccatcattaataaatactgatcgccattaataaatactgaccatcattaataaatactgatcgttattaataaatgctgatcaccattaataaatattgatccttattcataatgctgatcatcattaataaatactggccatcattaataaatactgatcatcattaataaataccaatcgttattaataaatactgaccgtcattaataaatactgattgtcattaataaataccgatcgttactaataaatactgaccaccattaatacatacggatcgccattaataaatactgaccatcactaataaatactgatcgttattaataaatgctgatcaccattaataaatatcaatccttattaataatgctgattgtcattaataaatactgaccatcattaataaatgctgattgtccttaataaatactgaccatcattaataactactgatcgtcattaataaatactgaccgttattaataattactgatcaccattaataaatactgatcgtccttaataaatactgaccatcattaataaatcctgatcaccattaataaatactgaccgtcactaataaatactgatcgctattaacaaatactgatcaccattaataaatattgatccttattaataatgctgatcatcattaataaatactgaccatcattaataaatgctgattgtccttaataaatactgaccatcattaataaatactgatcgtccttaataaatactgaccatcattaataaatactgatcgtcattaataaatactgaccgctattaataattactgatcaccactaataaatactgatcatcattagtaaatactgaccatcattagtaaatagtgatcgtcattaataaatactgaccgttattaataattactgatcaccactaataaatactgatcatcattaataaatactgaccatcattaataaatactgatcgtcattaataaatactagccgttattaataattactgatcaccattaataaatactgatcatcattaataaatactgaccatcattagtaaatactgagctcaaggctcaggttgggctccaggtcaggctccaggctcaggttgggctccaggtcaggttccaggctcaggttgggctccaggtcgggctccaggctcaggttgggctccaggtcaggttcaaggctcaggctgggctccaggtcaggctccaggctcacgttgggctccaggtcgggctccaggtcaggctccaggctcacgttgggctccaggctcaggttgggctccaggctcaggttgggctccaggtcaggttcaaggctcaggttgggctccaggtcaggctccaggctcaggttgggctccaggtcgggctccaggctcaggttgggctccaggtcgggctccaggctcaggttgggctccaggctcagactgggctccaggctcaggttggggtccaggctcagactgggctccaggctcaggttgggctgcaggctcaggtcgggctccaggctcagactgggctccaggctcaggttgggctccaggctcaggtccagcgcttccccgcagagcagcccggggctctgggcaaagccacgcagctcgtcgcccaagggaaacaggtccatggtcaccgggctccaaacaccccggagcaaaaaccagagccgccccaggacacccgggctcccaaagagcctggaaaagggacacaaagagttaaattgggggggagtgaagtggctgctgatgctgagaaacccccgggggttcggggctggggggaaaggggggatctgtataaaaactgctctggggaaaagggg of Patagioenas fasciata isolate bPatFas1 chromosome 28, bPatFas1.hap1, whole genome shotgun sequence contains these proteins:
- the LOC139825767 gene encoding olfactory receptor 14C36-like, coding for MSYDRYVAICKPLHYGTLLGSRACVHMAAAAWATGFLYSLLHTANTFSLPLCKGNAVDQFFCEIPQILKLSCSGTYLRELGLLVVSVWVGFGCFVFIVVSYVQILRAVLRIPSEQGRHKAFSTCLPHLAVVSLFVSTAMFAYLKPPSISSPILDLLVSVLYSVAPPAVNPLIYSMRNQELKDALWKLMKGCI